In a genomic window of Bacteroidales bacterium:
- the cobC gene encoding alpha-ribazole phosphatase, with amino-acid sequence MNIYLIRHSKPDVPEGTFYGQSDVDVTKAEFEQTVARIRKKIDFTEIETIYTSPLKRCSLLAHTIKPDHSTIHTDNRIMELDFGAWELQKWDKIDPKALGQWINDFVYAPTPGGESHMDLYKRVAGFWDETIQNSNGPMAVVTHGGVIKSIFSRILETPLNKSYSIKVHYGELISTQYFGENQYEIEFLTSPE; translated from the coding sequence ATGAACATTTACCTTATCAGACACTCAAAACCGGATGTTCCCGAGGGCACTTTCTACGGACAATCGGACGTGGATGTAACGAAGGCGGAATTTGAACAAACGGTAGCCCGGATCCGGAAAAAAATAGATTTTACAGAAATTGAAACCATATATACCAGCCCGCTTAAAAGATGCTCCCTTCTGGCCCATACCATTAAGCCGGATCATTCAACCATTCATACCGATAACAGAATCATGGAACTTGACTTCGGAGCGTGGGAGCTACAGAAATGGGACAAGATCGACCCAAAAGCACTTGGACAATGGATCAATGATTTTGTGTATGCTCCGACTCCCGGTGGGGAAAGCCATATGGATCTTTATAAAAGAGTGGCCGGGTTTTGGGATGAAACCATCCAAAACTCCAATGGTCCTATGGCCGTGGTAACGCATGGAGGTGTGATTAAATCGATATTTAGCAGAATTTTAGAGACGCCCCTCAATAAAAGCTATTCCATAAAAGTGCACTATGGCGAATTGATCTCAACCCAATATTTTGGGGAAAATCAGTACGAGATTGAATTTCTAACTTCACCGGAATAA
- a CDS encoding bifunctional adenosylcobinamide kinase/adenosylcobinamide-phosphate guanylyltransferase: protein MAKTIFITGGRRSGKSNYAKNLALRKTDVPVFLATSRVWDEDHKERIEKHRLDRSDNWTTIEEEKYLSRHQFDSQTVVLDCITLWLTNFFYDNSNDIETSYNEAKSELDAIAKQNAEFIIVSNEIGMGGHPDNMVQMKFADLQGWVNQYIAEMADEAYLLVSGLPLKIK, encoded by the coding sequence ATGGCAAAAACCATTTTCATAACAGGCGGAAGAAGAAGCGGCAAGAGCAATTATGCAAAAAATCTGGCCCTCAGAAAAACAGATGTCCCCGTTTTTCTTGCGACCTCCAGAGTATGGGATGAGGATCACAAGGAACGGATAGAAAAACACCGGCTGGATAGAAGTGACAATTGGACAACCATTGAAGAAGAAAAGTACCTCAGCAGACATCAGTTTGACAGCCAAACAGTGGTTTTAGACTGTATTACACTGTGGCTGACCAATTTCTTTTATGACAACAGCAATGATATTGAAACTTCATATAACGAGGCAAAATCGGAACTGGATGCCATTGCAAAGCAAAACGCTGAATTCATCATTGTTTCAAATGAGATTGGAATGGGAGGCCATCCCGATAATATGGTCCAGATGAAATTTGCCGATCTTCAGGGATGGGTAAATCAATACATAGCAGAGATGGCTGACGAAGCCTACCTTCTGGTTTCCGGTTTACCTTTAAAAATCAAATAA
- the cobT gene encoding nicotinate-nucleotide--dimethylbenzimidazole phosphoribosyltransferase produces MKLKFDIDTPDASIKKGLKEKIDGKTKPVGSLGRLEEVAMQIGTIQQTLHPELNHPTIVVFAADHGIAGEGVSAYPQEVTRQMVINFVKGGAAINVFAGQNGIHLKIVDAGVMRAFESSIRDQLIDYKIGEGTKSFLEGPAMREEQCEQAIEKGRECVQNLHRDGVNVVGFGEMGIGNTSSSALLMHLLTGFPLETCIGRGTGLDDEGLQRKTELLTRSLSHCKSSDSEVEILARYGGFETAMMTGAFLQAAENKMTILVDGFNTTVALLLAYKLYPAILDYCIFSHQSGEKGHAKLLEYLGAMPLLNMDMRLGEGTGVAVAYPIIRSAVNFLNDMASFENAEVLNSKIKM; encoded by the coding sequence ATGAAACTGAAATTCGATATTGACACACCCGATGCTTCCATAAAAAAAGGATTAAAAGAAAAGATCGACGGAAAAACCAAGCCTGTGGGTTCTCTGGGACGGCTGGAAGAAGTGGCCATGCAGATCGGCACCATTCAGCAAACCCTTCACCCCGAACTGAACCATCCGACTATAGTGGTTTTTGCAGCGGATCATGGCATCGCCGGAGAAGGGGTCAGTGCTTATCCCCAGGAAGTAACCAGACAAATGGTCATCAATTTTGTGAAAGGCGGAGCTGCCATCAACGTATTTGCCGGTCAAAACGGAATTCATCTCAAGATAGTAGATGCCGGAGTAATGAGAGCCTTTGAAAGTTCCATCAGAGACCAGCTTATTGATTATAAAATAGGTGAGGGGACAAAAAGTTTCCTGGAAGGCCCGGCAATGAGAGAAGAACAGTGTGAGCAGGCAATAGAAAAAGGAAGGGAATGCGTTCAAAATTTACACCGAGATGGAGTGAATGTGGTGGGTTTCGGAGAAATGGGCATCGGCAATACCTCCTCCTCTGCCCTACTCATGCATCTGTTGACAGGCTTCCCTTTGGAAACCTGCATCGGAAGAGGTACCGGTCTGGATGACGAAGGACTGCAAAGAAAAACAGAACTCCTTACCCGGAGTCTCTCTCATTGCAAATCCAGTGATTCCGAAGTGGAAATCCTTGCCCGTTACGGAGGTTTTGAAACCGCCATGATGACCGGCGCTTTTCTGCAGGCTGCAGAAAACAAAATGACCATACTGGTGGATGGTTTTAATACCACCGTGGCGCTCTTGCTGGCATATAAGCTTTACCCGGCAATACTGGATTATTGTATCTTCTCTCATCAATCGGGAGAGAAGGGGCATGCAAAATTACTGGAATATCTGGGAGCAATGCCATTGCTCAATATGGATATGCGATTGGGAGAAGGAACAGGTGTTGCGGTTGCCTATCCCATTATCCGGTCTGCCGTAAATTTTCTCAATGATATGGCCTCTTTTGAAAATGCCGAAGTATTAAACAGTAAAATAAAAATGTAA
- a CDS encoding ABC transporter substrate-binding protein, protein MNKKIALIVAAIILIFSGSCNTEQPENNASKDEGLRIVSLTPSITKQLILLGVEDDVVGHTSYCPEEKLKNSELVASATEVNIEKIATLEPDLVLASTLTKEKVINNLRKLDITVKYLEMPKSFEAICRQMNTIGELAGRADKASTIVKKQREKLDSLRNTIPKGKKLKFFIEIGADPLFAATSNSFMHDYIRYANGKNIAADLKTGTISRERVIAENPDVIIIVTMGVVGKEEKETWQEYPNLKASKNNNIFTIDADQASSPTPVSFIEVLGKIIELVYH, encoded by the coding sequence ATGAATAAGAAAATTGCTTTAATTGTTGCAGCAATCATATTGATATTTTCCGGTTCCTGCAACACTGAACAGCCAGAAAACAACGCCTCAAAAGATGAGGGTTTGCGCATTGTATCACTGACCCCCTCTATTACAAAGCAATTGATCCTTCTAGGCGTAGAAGATGATGTGGTCGGGCATACTTCATACTGCCCGGAAGAAAAGCTCAAAAACAGCGAGTTGGTAGCCTCTGCAACGGAAGTAAACATTGAAAAAATTGCCACACTGGAGCCCGACCTCGTTCTGGCAAGCACACTCACCAAAGAAAAAGTCATTAATAACCTCAGAAAACTTGATATTACGGTAAAATATCTGGAAATGCCCAAATCTTTCGAAGCCATTTGCAGGCAGATGAATACAATCGGTGAGCTGGCCGGCAGGGCAGACAAAGCTTCGACGATTGTCAAAAAACAAAGAGAAAAGCTGGATTCATTGCGAAATACAATTCCAAAGGGCAAAAAACTTAAATTTTTTATAGAAATCGGGGCTGATCCCTTGTTTGCAGCTACTTCAAATTCATTTATGCATGATTATATCCGTTATGCCAACGGAAAAAATATAGCAGCAGACCTTAAAACCGGAACCATATCCAGAGAAAGGGTTATTGCTGAAAATCCTGATGTGATCATAATTGTAACCATGGGGGTTGTTGGAAAAGAAGAAAAAGAAACATGGCAGGAATACCCCAATCTGAAAGCTTCAAAAAACAACAACATCTTCACCATTGATGCCGATCAGGCTTCCAGCCCAACTCCTGTTTCTTTTATAGAAGTGTTGGGAAAGATCATTGAATTGGTATATCATTAA
- a CDS encoding cob(I)yrinic acid a,c-diamide adenosyltransferase, with the protein MQQGLIHIYTGDGKGKTTSAVGLSIRALGHGLKVCYAYFHKEPEKYGYTEISTLKKLGAEVHGIAEGHPFFDKKIDNEEHAALTNKQFVKLSERIKDHKFDLLILDEVLASLSSGFLAEETLVEFIKNCPPELEVVLTGRGATDKLIEMADYVSRIEKVKHPFDRNINAREGIEY; encoded by the coding sequence ATGCAACAAGGTTTGATACATATTTATACCGGAGACGGAAAAGGTAAGACAACGAGTGCTGTTGGTTTAAGCATAAGAGCGCTTGGCCATGGGCTAAAGGTTTGTTATGCATATTTTCATAAAGAACCGGAAAAATACGGTTATACGGAAATCTCCACACTAAAAAAACTGGGTGCCGAAGTGCACGGTATTGCCGAAGGCCACCCTTTCTTTGATAAAAAAATTGATAATGAAGAGCACGCTGCTCTGACAAACAAACAGTTTGTAAAACTTAGCGAGCGGATAAAGGATCATAAGTTTGATCTGTTAATACTGGACGAGGTGCTTGCTTCGCTTAGCAGTGGCTTTCTGGCAGAAGAAACGTTGGTGGAGTTCATTAAAAATTGCCCGCCGGAACTGGAAGTGGTATTAACCGGCAGAGGAGCAACCGATAAACTGATTGAGATGGCTGATTATGTCAGCAGAATTGAAAAGGTAAAACATCCATTCGATAGAAATATTAATGCACGTGAAGGAATCGAATACTAA